The genomic stretch CACCCCTTTCAAAGGTGGTCAGGAGGTATTGGGAGTTCCCGTCTACAACTCCATCGCTGACGCCAAACGAGCTCACGAAATCGGTGCAAGTATCATCTTCGTTCCTCCTCGTATGGCTGCAGATGCAATACAAGAAGCTGCATGCAATGAAATTCCATGGGCTGTCTGCATAACCGAAGGCATCACACAACACGACATGTTATCGACTTTCGAACAAATCAAAGAAAGCCCAACGCGAGTTGTAGGCCCCAACACACCAGGAATTATCGTTCCGGGACAGACAAAAATTGGAATTCTTCCCACCATCCCATTCTCCCCCGGTCCTGTTGCTGTTCTGTCGCGTAGCGGAACGTTAACCTATGAGGTTGCTGCACGACTGACAGAGAGCGGCATCGGCCAATCGCTTTGTGTTGGTATAGGTGGAGACCCATTCATTGGCACAAACTTCGTTGATATGTTTGATATGCTCCGCAATCACGATGAAACCAAGGCTGTCGTCGTGCTTGGCGAAATCGGCGGGACAGCAGAAGAGAATCTGGCGCAATATGTAAAGGAAACCGGATTCGACAAACCAGTCATTTCATTCATTGCCGGACGCACCGCTCCTCCTGGCAAGCGCCTTGGACATGCCGGAGCCATCCTGGAAAAAAGTGGAGGTATCGAAAGTAAGCTGGAAGCCATGCGACAGGCTGGTTTCCACGTCTGCCCGAGCCTTGAGGCTGTTGCGGAAATTACCGCGTCGGTACTGCGCGATTAGTAATAAAAAGAGCTTACCACACCAAAAGAGCCACTCTCTGAGAGAGTGGCTCTTTTATTGGTTAGCAAAACTCTCCATCCAATAAGAGGTGAGAGAAATATCCTGTTGCAAACGCTAAATAAAATGGAATGAAGTCTGCGAATCGATCTATCCCGTGAATCAGGACCGGAAGCGCTACAATTGGCACCGGCACCAAAAGCATTGCCCACCATGTATGTGTCCATCCTCGGTGAGAGCCAATTGCCGGCAGCATGGCAAAAAAGCCCAGCCATGCAGACCACATGTAATATTTCTTCAGAATCAACCCCAAGTCCAATAGCGCGAAAACAACATAGTACAGATTTTGTCCTTTAGAATCCGTATCAACATCGGGAAATAACGCGCCAAGCAGGCAAAAACATATCAGGGCACTGGCTGATATCGGATTGAAAACCCACCAGCCGAGCAATACCGCACCAACAAGCCCCATGCAGGCAAAGAAAAGCCCGCCGGCCAAATGTCCTTTGTATCCAGGCATAAGGAAGGATTTTAAATCACAATCAAGATGCAATCAAGCGTGGCGTCTGAACGCTGCGCAAAATGAAATCCCGAGCCTCATCATACAGTCCAGGTATCTCATACGGAGCAAGAAAACGGGTTCGCACAGCACCAACAATATTCGCGTAGACCATGAACGCCGTTTGCGTCACAGGTAGATCGACGATTGAACCATCTTCGATACCTCGAAGAAGTATTTCTTCAACCATATCGATCAATTCTCGAAATTTCGCGCCAATTTTTTTCCTATCCAAATCAGGATTATCGTCGCTAAATGGTGAGCATCGAATCAAAGTGGGGAAAGTCTTTTCATTAACAATTGTAAACTCAAGATACGCTTCGACAAATGCCCCAAGCGCTTCACAACCATTTGCTGAGTCTGCAATTCTATCGCGCAGGTACAAGATCATCGTATCAATCAGTTCACTTCCTGCGGCCATGAAGAGGTTTTCCTTGTTGTCGAAATAGTGAAAGACCAGACCGGATGCCACCTCTGCCTCTTCTGCCACCATTTTCATGGTAGTTCCGGCATATCCGCTTTTTGCAAACAGCTCCTGGGCGGCAACAAGTATCTTGTCTTTCTTAGACATCAGCCCCTCTCTTCTCATCATAAATTATATTCGACACCATATTCCAACTTCAAAGTAATTAGTATGCCTACGCTATTTCTTCAAGTATTCATTTAACCTTTTCATAACCCTACCCATTAAGAGTGTCATGTTAACTCCATGTCTTCATTAGCATCCCCCAGAAACGCTCATCCTTAACTAGCAGATAAAACGTCATTAATTGAATAAAAAAAGGCGAGACACATTGTCCCGCCTTTTTACGAAGCATATATTGTCGCTAGTTACATAGCGTCTGAAGCTTGCAGCTCTTCAATCTGCTTGTCGATTTCCTTCTGAAGCTTCTCTGGAAGTCCCATGATGTCCGTATTCAGAAAGCCACGAACAATGGTAGACGTCGCTTCGTCTTCATCCATTCCTCGAGCCATAAGGTATTCGATCTCGTCTTGCGCAATTTTACCAACCGAAGCCTCATGCGACAGCTCTACTCCCTCGGTCGAACCGTCGAGTTCGGGGATTGCCCAAATCCGACCATCGCCGAGTATGAGGCCCTGACACTCGAGGTGCCCCTTGCTCGGAGTGTAGTGAGCGCCAATATGACCACGGTTAATAATAGTACCACCGGTTGCGATGGTCCTTGCAATGATCTCACACCGTGTATTCGGCGCGTTCATGACGACTCGGTTACCCATGTCCAAATGAGATCCTTTTGGCGCCACAACGACAGAATTGAAACGAGCCACAGAGTTAGGACCATTCATTTCAATACTGGGGTACATCTGAAGATCCTTAACCGGCTTAAGCAGGACATAGTTCGACAGAAACTTGCCGCCCTCTTCCACCACACCGGCAGAGCGAGGACGTACTGCTACATTTTCGCTCCAGTTGTGAACCATAGTGAATGTGAGAGAGGCATCTTTTTTGACAAAGAACTCGGAAATACCGAGGTGAGCTCCGGCCTTGGTGCCGTGTGCAACCGAACAACCGGTAATAATGTGAGCTTCGGCACCTTCTTCAATGATCACAATGTTATGAACATTCTGACCAACGTTTTCAGACTTGAGCATCAGGCAGGACTGGATTGGTTCCTTGACCTTGGCCCCTGCCTTGACGCGGATAAAGTAGCCGCCGTGCAGGTTTTCGTAAGCGGAACGGGTAAATTCATCCTTATCCTTGTCCACCAACGTCCAGAAATACTCTTCCAGACCGTCATATTTTTTCAGTGCATCCTTGATGTCCATGATTTCGACATCGTCGTTTTTGGAACTGCAATGCACAGCGGACTGGTCCATTTGCAAATAGGACGCGGATCGAGTGGAGAGGTCGGAAACAACACCTGCCATGAGCAGTTGTTCCTTATCTTCCTCGGAAAGGTCGTTGAGGTCCTGCAAGGCCTCCTGTTCGAGCCCCTGAAACTTGAATTCTGACAGATCGATTTCTTTCATTATGATAATCCTTCTAGAGCGCGGCTAGTTCATGCAACGCACACATTCCTGATAGCCATGCTCACGGATGTGATCGAGAATATCACGTGGGCGCCCTTCACAGCAAAGATGTCCTTTATACAAGACCTGGCCACGATCAGCATTAACGTAATCAAGAATGTATCCGGTATGTGTAATGATCAAACCGGCAGTCCTGGTCCGCTCTTTCCGCTCTTTGAGACTCAGATCAGGAGCAACGTTGAAGTTGCCATCCAGAACATCTCGAGCAACCTTACCAACCAGCTGCATGTTCTCCATGTCTACACCGGATTCAGGCTCGTCAAAAAGCACAAGGTCAGGCTGCTGCGCCATGAGCTGGAGCAGCTCCGAACGCTTGATTTCACCACCGGAAAAACCGGAGTTGATATCACGATCAAGGAAATCCGTCATATTGACAATATCAGCCAGCATGTCAGGATTGACCTCGCCTTTGCGTGCACACATCTTGACTAAATGTCTGGTGCGCAAACCATGAATTGTAGGCGGTCGCTGGAAAGACATCCCTACTCCAAGACGAGCTCTCTCATACATGGGAGCCTCGGTGATGTCCTGTCCTTTGAAGTAGATTCGCCCTTTGGTTACTTCATAACCGGCGAATCCCATCAGAGTCATGAGGAGAGACGTTTTGCCGGAACCGTTAGGTCCAAACAAGATAAAGGTCTCGCCTTCCTTTATTTCAAGATTGATCCCGTCAAGGACCTGTTTGTCGCCAATATTGACATGCAAGTCTTCTATGGTCAGCATGTAGTTCCTCACTTTAAGAGTCTGTTTGCAAAAAAGGCTCTTACTTAAGGCTGCTTTGGAAGTCCAGTGAATCGTCAAATGATACGGAACCAAACAGTCTGTTTTTAAAACCTGTATGGTACAATAAGCATTCAAATCACATCAGCAATACGAGCGGAGCGATAGATGGGCAA from Pseudodesulfovibrio profundus encodes the following:
- a CDS encoding SufB/SufD family protein, which encodes MKEIDLSEFKFQGLEQEALQDLNDLSEEDKEQLLMAGVVSDLSTRSASYLQMDQSAVHCSSKNDDVEIMDIKDALKKYDGLEEYFWTLVDKDKDEFTRSAYENLHGGYFIRVKAGAKVKEPIQSCLMLKSENVGQNVHNIVIIEEGAEAHIITGCSVAHGTKAGAHLGISEFFVKKDASLTFTMVHNWSENVAVRPRSAGVVEEGGKFLSNYVLLKPVKDLQMYPSIEMNGPNSVARFNSVVVAPKGSHLDMGNRVVMNAPNTRCEIIARTIATGGTIINRGHIGAHYTPSKGHLECQGLILGDGRIWAIPELDGSTEGVELSHEASVGKIAQDEIEYLMARGMDEDEATSTIVRGFLNTDIMGLPEKLQKEIDKQIEELQASDAM
- a CDS encoding ABC transporter ATP-binding protein, producing MLTIEDLHVNIGDKQVLDGINLEIKEGETFILFGPNGSGKTSLLMTLMGFAGYEVTKGRIYFKGQDITEAPMYERARLGVGMSFQRPPTIHGLRTRHLVKMCARKGEVNPDMLADIVNMTDFLDRDINSGFSGGEIKRSELLQLMAQQPDLVLFDEPESGVDMENMQLVGKVARDVLDGNFNVAPDLSLKERKERTRTAGLIITHTGYILDYVNADRGQVLYKGHLCCEGRPRDILDHIREHGYQECVRCMN
- a CDS encoding metal-dependent hydrolase, with translation MPGYKGHLAGGLFFACMGLVGAVLLGWWVFNPISASALICFCLLGALFPDVDTDSKGQNLYYVVFALLDLGLILKKYYMWSAWLGFFAMLPAIGSHRGWTHTWWAMLLVPVPIVALPVLIHGIDRFADFIPFYLAFATGYFSHLLLDGEFC
- a CDS encoding TetR/AcrR family transcriptional regulator; the encoded protein is MSKKDKILVAAQELFAKSGYAGTTMKMVAEEAEVASGLVFHYFDNKENLFMAAGSELIDTMILYLRDRIADSANGCEALGAFVEAYLEFTIVNEKTFPTLIRCSPFSDDNPDLDRKKIGAKFRELIDMVEEILLRGIEDGSIVDLPVTQTAFMVYANIVGAVRTRFLAPYEIPGLYDEARDFILRSVQTPRLIAS